The Silvanigrella paludirubra genome includes a window with the following:
- a CDS encoding type VI secretion system baseplate subunit TssF, translating into MSKTSNQDFLGIYINILEELRENGKIFSQQNPELAPYLDLSYRKSNDPETERLIESFAYMFAQVEHKSLMAQNDYSINFIQNIFPELISPLPALTILKLIPEKNSFNKEKNTTTIPKNTLFTALNQNNIQCKFSSIHEMIISCLTINKSHYIDSNNSSQNIYSNRRAFVLNLETIQPLELQSNNSIDMPVYIDSDFYSTISIYDAIFSSDKPIYITVDDEETPIVLSRNNITFKFNFDSLYNSDNIIYPLFDFINCYQKYFFFNINLKFNKNIKNKIRIVIPIEEKFDNLSKIGNDFLQSNCIPVSNHFESKMIPIKANKDKDEYLLRVEGESEVDILNIYSIKAYDSDSGESYLLPEYHNQKKTTILKNSKDIYNDFCWASRRNFTNTVKESGSFYVKIFFNNQNVNFDNVVWPDYLFPLGNCTNGIEANYIKPYTEFNCRNNNILLSKVYSLFVPKYSNRPLKHFGNIEILKLLYRVNQEIVSKKIINDSEFEKILEYITTKGNPVRALIKQILHNSNGFKAEESVNKSIWKNQVYFVPEISYKLNFSKKDGIPRGALFFINFLNSYFNFIRDFNLSISFKAELI; encoded by the coding sequence ATGAGTAAAACAAGTAATCAAGATTTTTTGGGGATTTATATTAATATTCTTGAAGAGTTAAGGGAGAATGGTAAAATATTTTCCCAGCAAAATCCTGAATTAGCACCCTATTTAGATCTATCTTATAGAAAAAGTAATGACCCTGAAACAGAAAGATTAATTGAATCTTTTGCCTATATGTTTGCTCAAGTTGAACATAAATCTCTAATGGCACAAAACGATTATTCTATTAACTTTATACAAAATATTTTTCCTGAATTAATTTCGCCTCTTCCTGCTTTGACAATATTAAAATTAATTCCAGAAAAAAACTCATTTAATAAAGAAAAAAATACTACTACTATCCCAAAAAATACTTTATTTACAGCTTTGAATCAAAATAACATTCAATGTAAGTTTTCTTCTATACATGAAATGATAATTTCTTGTTTAACCATTAATAAATCTCACTATATTGATTCAAATAATAGCAGTCAAAATATTTATTCAAATCGAAGGGCATTTGTTCTTAATCTTGAAACAATCCAGCCATTAGAATTGCAATCTAATAATTCAATAGACATGCCAGTTTATATTGATTCTGATTTTTATTCTACAATTTCTATATATGACGCTATATTTTCTTCTGATAAACCAATTTATATCACTGTTGATGATGAAGAAACACCAATTGTTTTATCAAGAAACAATATAACATTTAAATTTAATTTTGATAGTTTATATAATAGCGATAATATTATTTATCCATTATTTGATTTTATAAACTGTTATCAAAAGTATTTCTTTTTTAATATTAACTTAAAATTTAATAAAAATATCAAAAATAAAATTAGAATTGTAATTCCAATTGAAGAAAAATTTGATAATTTATCTAAAATTGGCAATGATTTTTTGCAATCTAATTGTATTCCAGTATCGAATCATTTTGAATCAAAAATGATTCCAATTAAAGCTAATAAAGATAAAGATGAATATTTGCTTAGAGTTGAAGGCGAAAGTGAAGTAGATATTTTAAATATATATTCAATCAAAGCATATGATTCAGATTCGGGTGAATCCTATTTATTACCTGAATATCATAATCAAAAAAAGACGACAATATTAAAGAATTCTAAAGATATTTATAATGACTTTTGCTGGGCTTCAAGAAGAAATTTTACAAATACGGTTAAAGAAAGTGGAAGTTTTTATGTAAAGATCTTTTTTAATAATCAAAATGTAAATTTTGATAATGTAGTTTGGCCTGATTATCTGTTCCCTTTAGGAAATTGTACAAATGGGATAGAAGCTAATTATATTAAACCATATACTGAATTTAATTGTAGAAATAATAATATATTATTAAGTAAAGTTTACTCTTTATTTGTTCCAAAATATTCTAATCGTCCTTTGAAGCATTTTGGAAATATTGAGATTTTAAAACTACTTTATAGAGTAAATCAAGAAATAGTTTCTAAAAAAATTATTAATGATTCCGAATTTGAAAAAATATTGGAATATATTACAACTAAAGGTAACCCTGTTAGGGCTCTTATCAAACAAATACTTCATAATTCAAATGGATTTAAGGCAGAAGAAAGTGTGAATAAAAGTATTTGGAAAAATCAAGTATATTTTGTTCCTGAAATTTCTTATAAATTAAATTTTAGCAAAAAAGATGGAATTCCAAGAGGCGCATTATTTTTTATAAACTTTTTAAATTCTTATTTTAATTTTATTAGAGATTTTAATTTATCTATCAGTTTTAAAGCAGAATTAATATGA
- a CDS encoding dihydrofolate reductase family protein, giving the protein MSKLRVSCFSLSIDGYGAGPNQDLDNPLGVNGHSLHEWIFETQTFKKMLFNQSGGTTGIDEEFAARGFQNIGAWILGRNMFSPSRGKWPNFDWKGWWGDNPPYHTPVFILTHHPRPVIVMEGGTIFHFVTDGIESALKQAKDAAGKKDVRLGGGVATIRQYLQAGLVDELHLAISPTLLGSGEHFFVGTDLSKLGFRCIEHISSLKATHIVLKK; this is encoded by the coding sequence ATGAGTAAATTACGCGTATCGTGTTTTAGTCTTTCCATAGACGGTTACGGAGCTGGTCCCAATCAAGATCTCGACAATCCTTTAGGAGTAAACGGTCACTCTTTGCACGAATGGATATTTGAAACACAAACATTTAAAAAAATGTTGTTTAATCAAAGCGGGGGTACAACAGGAATTGATGAAGAGTTTGCAGCACGCGGTTTTCAAAATATTGGAGCTTGGATATTAGGGCGCAATATGTTTAGCCCAAGTCGAGGTAAATGGCCTAATTTTGACTGGAAAGGTTGGTGGGGAGATAATCCACCCTATCACACTCCTGTTTTTATTCTAACTCACCACCCTCGTCCAGTTATCGTAATGGAGGGCGGAACAATATTTCATTTTGTAACCGATGGTATTGAAAGTGCTCTTAAGCAGGCTAAAGATGCAGCTGGAAAAAAAGATGTGCGTCTTGGTGGCGGTGTGGCCACAATTAGGCAATATCTTCAAGCAGGACTTGTTGATGAATTGCATTTAGCAATTTCACCTACGCTTTTGGGAAGCGGGGAACACTTCTTTGTTGGAACAGATCTTTCCAAATTGGGTTTTCGATGTATTGAGCATATCTCATCACTAAAAGCTACTCACATTGTTTTGAAAAAATAA
- a CDS encoding GPW/gp25 family protein, translated as MRNIYNILNTRSSLSCSDFQECSKLSAIHFGLPSITHLSMESKIERQLLCNLVEKSINAFEHRLNFINVDFTHYDSLKKEAKLSLKAEYNEDDIVLNLILKISIWEFIVYE; from the coding sequence ATTAGAAATATTTATAATATTTTAAATACAAGAAGTTCTCTTTCTTGTTCTGACTTTCAAGAATGTTCTAAATTATCTGCTATCCATTTTGGCTTACCAAGTATTACCCATCTCTCTATGGAATCAAAAATTGAAAGACAGCTTTTGTGTAATCTTGTTGAGAAATCAATCAATGCATTTGAGCATAGGCTAAACTTTATTAATGTTGACTTTACTCATTACGATTCTTTAAAGAAAGAAGCAAAGCTTTCATTGAAGGCTGAATATAATGAAGATGATATTGTTTTGAATTTAATTCTTAAAATATCAATTTGGGAGTTTATAGTATATGAGTAA
- the tssB gene encoding type VI secretion system contractile sheath small subunit: protein MSKGTQQKLSTYKPPRVQITYDLQANGSVKEQDIPFVIGVMANFSGHLHTKTKKIKNEKFLEISKENFSSVVQSVAPKLKLKVENKLKNDGSFSQIELDITSIEDFNPGKIANKVDSLRELLETRKKLIELQTNVDCNEKLEETLLQFMKTPEALKQIASSAGTENKAKEAE from the coding sequence ATGTCAAAAGGCACACAACAAAAGCTTTCTACATATAAACCACCACGTGTACAAATCACCTATGATTTGCAAGCGAATGGTTCTGTTAAAGAGCAAGATATTCCATTTGTAATTGGAGTTATGGCAAATTTTTCTGGTCATCTTCATACGAAAACCAAAAAAATCAAAAATGAAAAGTTTTTAGAAATAAGTAAAGAAAACTTTAGCTCTGTTGTTCAATCTGTTGCTCCTAAATTAAAGCTAAAAGTAGAGAATAAACTCAAGAATGATGGTTCTTTTTCTCAAATTGAATTGGATATTACTTCAATTGAAGACTTTAATCCTGGGAAAATTGCTAATAAAGTGGATTCTCTTAGAGAGCTTCTAGAAACAAGAAAAAAATTAATTGAATTGCAAACGAATGTAGATTGTAATGAAAAACTAGAAGAAACTTTATTACAATTTATGAAAACTCCTGAAGCACTTAAGCAAATTGCAAGTTCTGCTGGTACAGAAAATAAAGCAAAAGAAGCAGAATAA
- a CDS encoding sigma 54-interacting transcriptional regulator produces the protein MSEVRPVGLFDLDSTNYGTQQGNNALEGRSVHANTVPSESDNRISEEEMLRHYPTRDEKVYKLLEVARTIAPTKVPILITGESGTGKETFAKAIHIAGGRERGRFIVANSSNIPTNFFEMELFTTQRSSHDYNQGALNRPLETCSLMLDEVTELDASMQLKLLRILKEQDINKGAIRRGTAADARIIACSHKNIQDEVNAQRFRNDLFFKLHVIHLEIPSLRQRLVDIDFYSEIFLREFNIQFSKNVQLSPTAKQALRTYTWPGNTRELRNVIQRSVLLSTRDYIGVEELHLMRANSRTEVAMGDPLPQVTLMELEQRLILQTLRRMNGNRTHTAKALGISLRALRYKLNELVECGYEVEGKNV, from the coding sequence ATGAGTGAAGTGCGTCCTGTGGGATTGTTTGACTTAGATTCCACAAATTATGGAACACAGCAAGGTAACAATGCTTTAGAAGGGCGTAGCGTTCATGCAAATACTGTGCCTTCTGAATCAGACAATCGAATTTCTGAAGAGGAAATGCTTCGACACTATCCAACTAGAGATGAGAAAGTATATAAATTACTTGAAGTCGCTAGAACGATTGCACCAACTAAAGTACCAATTTTAATAACTGGTGAAAGCGGAACAGGTAAAGAAACCTTTGCTAAAGCTATTCATATTGCTGGTGGACGTGAACGTGGTCGCTTTATCGTAGCAAATAGCTCTAACATTCCAACTAATTTTTTTGAGATGGAATTATTTACAACTCAAAGATCTTCTCATGATTATAATCAGGGAGCTTTAAATAGACCTTTAGAAACATGTTCTTTAATGTTAGATGAAGTAACAGAATTAGACGCTTCCATGCAATTAAAACTTTTAAGAATATTAAAGGAACAAGATATAAATAAAGGTGCTATTCGTAGAGGAACAGCAGCTGATGCTCGTATCATTGCTTGTAGTCATAAAAATATTCAAGATGAAGTCAATGCCCAAAGATTTCGTAATGATCTTTTCTTTAAATTACATGTGATTCATTTAGAAATTCCATCTTTACGCCAAAGATTAGTGGATATTGATTTTTATTCAGAAATATTTCTTCGTGAGTTCAATATTCAGTTTTCCAAAAATGTTCAATTATCTCCAACTGCAAAACAAGCTCTTAGAACTTATACTTGGCCAGGAAATACACGTGAATTAAGAAATGTTATTCAACGTTCTGTGTTACTTTCAACAAGAGATTATATAGGTGTAGAAGAGCTTCATTTAATGAGAGCTAATAGCAGAACCGAAGTTGCTATGGGTGATCCATTACCGCAAGTTACGTTAATGGAATTAGAACAACGTTTAATTCTTCAAACTTTAAGAAGAATGAATGGAAATAGAACTCATACAGCGAAAGCACTTGGCATTTCACTTCGTGCGTTACGTTATAAATTAAATGAACTTGTTGAGTGTGGATATGAAGTTGAAGGGAAAAATGTATGA
- the fliF gene encoding flagellar basal-body MS-ring/collar protein FliF, translating to MLEKIKQFSSQFLIQSKAFYAGLTKGRKIAIGIGLLTIFFVLSVFIFWKPTVRYEPAYTNLSAEDKTAILAHLKKSGFKDYKMEGDTISFPDDKIMEIKMSLAQEGLPNTGIGVGWEKFDDRSFGMSDFEQRVNKLRALQGELSRTIGKLEPVANSRVHIVIPENAIFADDKKSPTASIYLKLKSGKSLSQRQIQGIIHLTARAVEGLDPKAVAIIDQDGNMLTQPDEQDGGIDKVTSAQREYQRKVERELEQKIRDILARAVGHDKVVSKVDALIEFKKVETTISDVDPERTAVIASQRNEQSSQGNGLNPTGVPGAKSNLPGEREDIGIAGGLTNSTKSSTENLNFEVKKTLSKIVEPIGNITKLSASILVDGKLVDGKYVARTPEEMAMVTKLVKNAIGFKEGRDTITVESTQFELDEFALAEKASLSARQTTLIQTAILGLVAIAAMFFIYYALVRPYFRWLTYDPEKRSKEQLALVDYELERTGAGARRVKLKEDVPFDKLSPKEQILYLAKNDPQKTTEAIRQLLNPNH from the coding sequence ATGTTAGAGAAAATAAAACAATTTTCATCGCAATTTTTAATTCAAAGCAAAGCATTTTATGCTGGACTTACAAAAGGTCGAAAGATTGCAATCGGAATTGGATTATTAACCATATTTTTTGTTCTTTCTGTGTTTATTTTTTGGAAACCAACTGTTAGATATGAACCCGCTTATACTAATCTTTCAGCTGAAGACAAAACAGCAATATTAGCTCATTTAAAAAAATCAGGATTTAAAGATTATAAAATGGAAGGTGACACTATTTCATTTCCAGATGATAAAATTATGGAAATAAAAATGTCTCTTGCTCAAGAAGGATTGCCTAATACTGGAATTGGTGTTGGTTGGGAAAAATTCGATGACCGATCTTTTGGAATGTCTGATTTTGAACAAAGAGTAAATAAACTAAGGGCTCTTCAAGGAGAGTTGTCAAGAACCATAGGAAAGTTAGAGCCTGTGGCCAATAGCAGAGTTCATATTGTGATTCCAGAAAATGCAATATTTGCAGATGATAAAAAATCACCAACAGCTAGTATTTATTTAAAACTAAAATCAGGAAAATCTTTAAGCCAAAGACAAATTCAAGGAATAATTCATTTAACTGCAAGGGCTGTAGAGGGATTGGATCCCAAAGCAGTGGCTATCATTGATCAAGACGGAAATATGTTAACTCAACCAGATGAGCAAGATGGTGGAATAGATAAGGTTACATCAGCGCAACGTGAATATCAAAGAAAAGTAGAAAGAGAATTAGAGCAAAAAATCAGGGATATTTTAGCGAGAGCAGTTGGTCATGACAAGGTAGTTTCTAAAGTAGATGCTTTAATTGAATTCAAAAAGGTAGAAACAACTATATCTGATGTAGATCCAGAGAGAACCGCTGTAATTGCCTCACAACGTAACGAGCAATCTTCACAAGGTAACGGATTAAACCCTACGGGAGTGCCAGGGGCCAAAAGTAACTTACCTGGCGAAAGAGAAGATATTGGAATAGCTGGCGGATTAACAAATAGTACTAAGTCTAGTACAGAAAATTTAAACTTTGAAGTTAAGAAAACTCTAAGTAAAATTGTAGAACCAATAGGAAATATAACCAAATTAAGTGCATCTATTTTAGTGGACGGAAAGCTTGTTGATGGAAAATATGTTGCTCGAACTCCAGAAGAAATGGCAATGGTAACAAAATTAGTAAAAAACGCGATTGGTTTTAAAGAAGGCAGAGATACGATAACAGTTGAATCTACTCAATTTGAGCTTGATGAATTTGCACTAGCAGAAAAAGCTTCATTATCTGCCCGTCAAACCACTTTAATTCAAACCGCAATATTAGGTTTAGTTGCGATTGCAGCCATGTTTTTTATCTACTACGCTTTGGTTCGGCCTTATTTCAGGTGGCTTACTTACGATCCTGAAAAACGTTCAAAAGAGCAATTGGCTCTTGTGGATTATGAGCTTGAAAGAACAGGTGCAGGCGCAAGGAGAGTTAAATTAAAAGAAGATGTTCCATTTGATAAATTGTCCCCAAAAGAGCAAATTTTATATTTGGCTAAAAATGATCCTCAAAAAACAACAGAAGCAATACGCCAGTTACTCAATCCAAATCATTAG
- a CDS encoding ImpA family type VI secretion system protein, which translates to MLRNDDFKILHFNNSEDLLAPISSENPCGVYSKRNQLIINLKDSRNSLASAEIEDELWSKKDKDKLGWDDISKLCEDIIINNIKDLQVFSYYAESKFHTDGFPGLAKSMSLILSLCQNYWQEVNPPIIDEDYSLRAAPFLWLKLNLPIIIKNYSLNSSNDPESALSWYWLETQSSLGTEFAAKAKNKLSFELDSLSSNTINEIFESLQSIILVLKMLEEEFIIELAELADEDLSFYDVITLCENIITVFESKYNKDKNIFREEPLLNVTSENEKSNNLAINFDSNHVNSVEQAYKVIEAANKFLLMNDPHSPSPYLIRRGLDWRKKSLYEVLMELFSTTSNPQEIFTLLGLSHLDNKNE; encoded by the coding sequence ATGCTTAGAAATGATGACTTTAAAATATTGCATTTCAATAATTCAGAAGATTTATTGGCGCCAATCTCTTCTGAAAATCCTTGTGGAGTTTATTCAAAAAGAAATCAACTCATTATTAATTTAAAAGATTCAAGAAACTCTTTAGCTTCTGCTGAAATAGAAGATGAGTTATGGTCAAAAAAAGATAAAGATAAATTAGGCTGGGATGATATCTCTAAATTATGTGAAGATATAATTATAAATAATATAAAAGACCTTCAGGTCTTTTCTTATTATGCTGAATCTAAATTTCATACCGATGGTTTTCCAGGCTTAGCAAAATCAATGAGTTTAATTCTTTCGTTATGTCAAAATTATTGGCAAGAAGTAAACCCACCTATCATAGATGAAGATTATTCATTAAGAGCCGCGCCCTTTTTATGGTTAAAGCTAAATTTACCGATTATTATTAAAAATTATTCACTAAATTCTTCAAATGATCCTGAGAGTGCTTTGTCTTGGTATTGGCTTGAAACTCAATCATCTCTGGGCACAGAATTTGCTGCAAAAGCTAAAAACAAATTATCTTTTGAATTAGACTCTTTAAGTTCTAATACCATCAATGAAATCTTTGAATCTCTTCAATCAATTATTCTAGTTCTTAAAATGCTAGAGGAAGAATTTATTATAGAATTAGCAGAATTAGCGGATGAAGATTTATCCTTCTATGATGTCATCACTCTTTGTGAAAATATTATTACTGTTTTTGAAAGCAAATATAATAAAGATAAAAATATTTTTAGAGAAGAACCTTTACTTAATGTAACTTCAGAAAATGAAAAATCTAATAATTTAGCAATAAACTTTGATTCAAATCATGTTAATTCAGTAGAGCAGGCTTATAAAGTAATAGAAGCAGCAAATAAGTTTCTGCTAATGAATGATCCTCATTCTCCATCCCCTTATTTAATAAGACGTGGTCTTGATTGGCGTAAAAAATCTTTATATGAGGTTTTGATGGAGTTATTTTCTACAACATCAAATCCGCAAGAAATTTTTACATTATTAGGTCTTTCACACCTTGATAATAAGAATGAATAA
- the fliE gene encoding flagellar hook-basal body complex protein FliE, producing the protein MTKAISAADLDYLKLKNNLLNSVPQSGGGTPPNPAGKTEFQDLLEKGIKEVNTGAREAEKASMDLASGRSSNIHETMLAVTKAELGFNMMVQMRNKVIEAYQEVMRMQV; encoded by the coding sequence ATGACAAAAGCAATTTCTGCAGCAGATTTAGATTATTTAAAACTAAAAAATAATTTATTAAACTCTGTTCCACAAAGTGGTGGAGGTACTCCTCCTAATCCTGCAGGTAAAACTGAATTTCAAGATCTTCTTGAAAAAGGAATTAAAGAAGTAAACACAGGCGCAAGAGAAGCGGAAAAAGCAAGTATGGACTTAGCGTCTGGTAGATCTAGTAATATCCATGAAACAATGCTTGCGGTAACAAAAGCAGAGTTAGGCTTTAATATGATGGTGCAAATGAGAAATAAAGTGATAGAGGCTTATCAAGAAGTAATGAGAATGCAAGTCTAA
- the flgB gene encoding flagellar basal body rod protein FlgB codes for MSTVVGNQIFGKPDAVLEESLNQRLKRQNVNVANISNSLTPGYRALGFEFEKQLQAAIGSDKDLIMKVSDSRHIKAPGMGADGVLKPDLFVKPTESIGNDGNTVDVDQEMTEVAGNQIIYKATIETLNRKLGMLRYAINGGR; via the coding sequence ATGAGCACTGTAGTTGGGAACCAAATATTTGGAAAACCCGATGCTGTTCTTGAAGAAAGTTTAAATCAAAGACTGAAAAGACAGAATGTGAATGTTGCAAATATTTCAAATTCTCTTACCCCAGGCTATCGGGCATTAGGTTTTGAATTTGAAAAACAACTTCAAGCAGCAATTGGTTCTGATAAAGATCTTATTATGAAAGTAAGTGATTCAAGGCATATTAAAGCACCAGGTATGGGTGCTGACGGTGTTTTAAAACCCGATCTTTTTGTGAAACCAACAGAAAGTATTGGAAATGATGGAAACACAGTAGATGTTGATCAAGAAATGACTGAAGTTGCCGGAAATCAAATTATTTATAAGGCTACAATTGAAACCTTAAATAGAAAATTAGGAATGTTACGTTACGCAATCAATGGCGGAAGGTAA
- the flgC gene encoding flagellar basal body rod protein FlgC has translation MSFLEGLKISASGLSAERIRMNVISSNLANANTSRTEEGGPYKRKDVLFTARNSGLSFDNLMRLAFDPNLKEVKVDGITEDRRAPRLVYNPNHPDANENGYVAMPNISVMEEMVNMITSNRSFESDTQAINATKSMAMTAIGIGR, from the coding sequence ATGAGTTTTTTAGAAGGATTAAAAATAAGTGCCTCTGGATTATCTGCTGAACGTATTCGTATGAATGTAATTTCGTCAAATTTAGCGAATGCGAATACATCTAGAACAGAAGAAGGCGGGCCTTATAAAAGAAAAGATGTTTTATTTACTGCTAGAAATTCAGGTTTAAGTTTTGATAATTTAATGCGTTTAGCTTTTGACCCGAATTTAAAAGAAGTTAAGGTTGATGGAATTACAGAGGATAGAAGAGCTCCTAGACTTGTCTATAATCCAAATCATCCTGATGCAAATGAAAATGGTTATGTTGCGATGCCAAATATTTCAGTAATGGAAGAAATGGTAAATATGATTACAAGTAATCGTTCATTTGAAAGTGATACTCAAGCAATTAATGCGACAAAGTCAATGGCTATGACTGCTATTGGTATAGGTAGATAG
- the tssC gene encoding type VI secretion system contractile sheath large subunit, whose product MSSTEFATETKSFFDLENLEIPIMDQALAKADLNKNNQQINNVKDMLTVFATEVVNEKMEFKKTITHMISQRIADIDEDLTLQINEIIHNSEFQKLEATWKGLHNLVKFSEPDDKLKVRILDVTKEDILSDADSAPQFDESGLFKLVYENEYGTFGGTPYGLLLGDFTFGKGIEDIECLKAISSVAAAAHAPFIDAASHELFNINSFDDLDKPKQLSKLFNTAEFASWGHFRALEDSKYVTLTLPRVIIREPYGGKNGVPVKEFHFEEALDGTEHNKYLWGNPSFSLAQRMVESYRQYGWFSNIRGSENGGTVTQLPIHTFTDNEGNSTFKMPVETVITDRREKELDDLGFLSLVYKRGTDSATFFGSKTIHKLTEYDNDLANANAELSIQLPYVMAVSRFAHYLKVIMRDKIGSFTSQGEINEYLNNWISRYVILDDNASIYSKSCFPLREARVDVVPVPGKVGAYKAVMYLRPHFYLNELTVSLRLVTELPE is encoded by the coding sequence ATGAGTTCAACAGAATTTGCAACAGAAACAAAATCATTTTTCGATCTTGAAAATTTAGAAATTCCTATTATGGATCAAGCTTTAGCAAAAGCTGATTTAAATAAAAACAATCAGCAAATCAACAATGTAAAAGATATGTTGACCGTTTTTGCTACAGAAGTTGTTAATGAAAAAATGGAATTTAAAAAAACCATTACACATATGATCAGCCAAAGAATTGCTGATATAGATGAAGATCTTACTCTTCAAATTAATGAGATTATTCATAATTCTGAATTCCAAAAGCTTGAAGCTACTTGGAAAGGTTTACATAATTTAGTTAAATTTTCAGAACCAGATGATAAGCTTAAAGTTCGTATTTTAGACGTTACGAAAGAAGATATCTTATCTGATGCGGACTCTGCTCCACAATTTGATGAGTCAGGTTTATTTAAACTTGTTTATGAAAACGAATACGGAACATTTGGTGGAACGCCATACGGGCTATTATTAGGCGATTTCACTTTTGGTAAAGGCATTGAAGACATCGAGTGCTTAAAGGCAATTTCTAGTGTTGCAGCAGCAGCTCATGCTCCTTTTATTGATGCTGCTAGCCATGAATTATTTAATATTAACTCTTTCGATGATTTAGATAAACCTAAGCAATTGAGTAAATTATTTAATACTGCTGAATTTGCTTCATGGGGTCATTTTAGAGCTTTAGAAGATTCTAAATATGTTACCTTAACTCTACCAAGAGTAATTATACGTGAACCATACGGTGGAAAAAATGGAGTTCCTGTTAAAGAATTTCATTTTGAAGAAGCACTTGATGGCACTGAACATAACAAATATTTATGGGGAAATCCTTCTTTCTCTTTAGCTCAAAGAATGGTTGAGTCATATAGGCAATACGGATGGTTTTCAAACATTCGTGGTTCAGAAAACGGTGGTACTGTAACACAACTTCCTATTCATACCTTTACGGATAATGAAGGTAACAGTACTTTCAAAATGCCAGTTGAAACAGTAATTACAGATCGTCGTGAAAAAGAGCTAGATGATCTTGGATTTCTATCTCTTGTTTATAAAAGAGGAACAGATTCTGCTACATTTTTTGGGTCAAAAACAATTCATAAATTGACAGAGTATGACAATGATCTTGCAAATGCAAATGCAGAACTTTCTATCCAGTTACCTTATGTTATGGCTGTTTCTCGATTTGCTCATTATTTAAAAGTGATTATGAGAGACAAGATCGGTTCATTTACATCACAAGGAGAAATAAATGAGTACTTAAATAATTGGATCTCAAGATATGTTATTTTGGATGACAATGCTAGTATCTATTCAAAAAGTTGTTTTCCTCTAAGGGAAGCAAGAGTTGATGTTGTTCCAGTTCCTGGAAAAGTTGGTGCTTATAAAGCAGTTATGTATTTAAGACCACATTTTTATCTTAACGAGCTAACAGTATCGTTGAGACTAGTAACTGAACTACCTGAGTAA